GCTTCTGAACCTCACAAAAACTTCCGcaaatttatttctttcttagattatcttcaaaatctgTTGGATACATCTTTTTATCCACTGGCCCAAAGGTCTTTCAAAAGAGAATAACCTCACCAGAACTCAAGATGGAGGAGTACCCTATTCTCTAGAACTCAAGAAAGCTTCAGCCATATCAAGAAAAGCTTCATCAAAGTCCAGTTTATCTCAAAACCAGGAATAGTCTATTGTCCACTGGTCCATATCTCTCCATGAGGGAGAACTCCAACATGGTGTTGTTTCCAGAGTATACGAAGATTAAAGAACAACATAAGAAGCACAATATACCAAGAAGAAGTGACTTGAATCTAGCTAGGAATGCAATCAAGGAGTTTGAGCATCCATCGATTCAAAGAAAAACCATGTACTCATCTGTCATTGGTGGTTCAAATGAAGGAGGAACATGGATAAGTACTGATAGTGCAGCCAACACTGATGGTCCAGCAACCATGAGTGACCTACATTCCCTTATCAAAGCCTTTATGCCATCCAAGAAGGCTGGTACACACTCTCTTGACCCTAAACCTATCATTATAGATTCAGGAGCAagccatcacatgattagtaATAGGAACTTGATAAGTGATGTCCAGCCTGTCCAGGGAATGTTCTTATAGCAAATGGTGATAAGATTAAGATAGAAGGGATAGGGAAACATATGTTGTTTGATAGGGAATTGATCAACTGCCTTGTATATGCCTCAGTTTACATCAAACCTGCTATTTGTGAGAAAGACTACTGTTGATCTTAGTTGTCAGGTTGTCTTCAGACAAGATGAGGTTGAATTTCAAGACTTAAAGACAGGCCAAGTGATTGGAAAGAGGCATGTTCACAACGAACTCTATCATCTTCAGAAGACAAAGATGTCCAGACCATCTACTTCTCAATGTTTGGCTAGTACATCCAGCGGGATTGATAGCACACTATGACATGCTAGGTTGGGACATCTTCATACAAGAGCCCTAAACTTGATGCTTCCAGGTGTGGTCTTCAAGAATGATTAACAAAGCCTAAAGGAACATCAAAAATGGTAAAAGGAGAAAGTGGTAACAAGGTTGGAAACGTGAAGAAAGAAAGCATAAAGTCAAAGCATTAGGATGCTCAGAAGGTAAAATAATCTTGTGTTGGTATTTAATCTGCTtcaatttgtattaaaaaaaatgctGTCTTTGGACCcttgaattttaatatttacttatgCATTTGTATATATTGAATTTTCAAGTAACTTGGTAAGTAATTTTCAACTAACTTTTATTCAGAAAACCTACTAGAAATGATTATAGATGGACGTGAGTCTGGAATAATgcaaaataatacaaaaatgaTGTAACGTTGTTGGTCGAAGCTGGAAAAGATTATCCTCCATAAGTATCACACTCTTCATATAGATCACCATTATGTATTAATGGCTTATCAGATTTTTTATCTTCTTACTCTTCTTAGATTTATTGATCTTTTGTAGCAACTTCATCTGAAAGAAATATTCAGTTCCTCTATGATGATCAGAGTAATATTCTAGCCCAACATCGCATTGTAACTAGGTAGAGAAGACCGTAACGAAAGGTTTAATCAGTTTTGCTCCTACTTTTCTTTGCAGTTTATGTGGAAGCGATCAAACTGTAATGGAACGAGCTATAGCTGCCCCATAACTAAATAAACTccattttacaaaattaaaattggtATTATGTTGATATAAATGCCATAATGAAGAAACTTTTAGCCATGTGTTGTGTTTGTATTTTACCAGGTGATTGAAaatagggcaattgtcaataatagcatcttttgaagtttatgtctcaaaaataacactagaaggagaaagtcacaaaaatgacattcattaaagggtaaaatatccctaatacccttggtttaaaattaaataaacaaacaaaaataaatataaataaataaaataaaaataaaaaaaatgaaaaaaagaaatttttttatagtttcagattatatgttttcagattcgaaatttttataattttttttgaaattttgtttttcgatttttttttttcaaattttctttttataatttaaaaatactttttgaaactgtttttaaaattttttattttttattttagtatttattttttataaaattttaaactctaattCCAAAATcctaccccttaactctaaaccctaaggtttggattaattaacccaaggggtataaatgtatatttacctctttaatgaaacctatatttgtgactttgagtcttgagtgctactttgggaacaaaaacttggtttggtgttatcctagtctttttctaaTGAAAATATGTCATTGAATTCTTCTTTATATacaatttgaatattttaaaatatgatttttttttttgttaggatCCATGTTCACTACCACTATTTTTCGTAACTGTAACTAAACAAACCGATTTTACATTTTGTACTCTACTTACCGGCTTTCATGTTTGTATGATGCAGGGTTTGAAAGGACAAAGTCAAAGCATAAAGATGTTGAGAAGTTGAAATGATCTTTTGTTAGTATTTAATGTAACTTCAGTTTGTTAATTCGAATCCTGTCTTTAATacctttaaataaaataattaactagttaaaacataaattagaaagaaaaaaaaacaataaaaaacgACAGCGTTTTGTTTTTTGTGTGGAGAGAACGGCGATGTTTTGGTGACTGTTATTCAAGCCTCAAAAGTAGGATTGGGATAAACGGGCCTGATATGAATTTGGTGATGTTTaatgtgggccaaaataacgGGAAAGCCCATCATAAatgagagaagagaaaaaaaagaaacgacaGCGTTTTGTTTGTGTGGAGAGAACGACGACGTCGAGTGTTattcaaggagagagagagagagagagtaacgtCGTGATTTCCCGCTCAAggcttcatcttcatcttctcctctCGAGAGGCAGAGCTCTCTGCAAAAGGAAAGAGGAGTAATTTCGCAAGATCTAAGATGGTGGATTTTgaggtatctctctctctctctctctggctcTATTTCAGTAAGATTAGCAATTTGCAATTAGTTTCGCGTGTGGTTGCGAGCGCCGTTTATGGAATTCGTGCCGGATTAGGATAGAATAGGAGATTTAGATCCGGCGAGAACTTATGGTTTTGATATTTAAATGTGATTGCGCCTGACGTTTATGGAAACGATTATTTGTTGCGGACTTAGATTGAAACATAGATTTGTATCCATCCCGAAGTTAGGGTTTTAATTTTGGGAACGAGATTTGATTTCCTTTTTGTTAAAGGAAAATGATGATTTTCGATatggaaacaaacaatcaatcaatcaatcaatcatcgTTTCTGGTTTCCTAaattacaattattttatttgtgcAGCAACTCAGGATCTTTGAAACTATACTCAGAGAGTTTCTAAAATCTTTTCTTCTGCATATTCAACTGTGGCTTGATGTGCTAGACCTTCAAGTGGGAGTGGATGAGCTTGAGTTTTTGGTGATACTGgtactctctctgttttttttttctcgaaataTAGATATGGAAGACAGatgattgttttcttttgtacTGCAGATACATTGGTTTCCCTTCCTTCTCTTCCGCGAGTTTGTGGGGTTTCTTTTATGGGTCATCATTCAAGCCATAAAGCTTGCCCAATTACTTCTTTGGCACTACATCAGTTGGCAAGAGCGCCATGCGGAGTTCGAGGTCGTGTATATTGAGGCTGCGAATGCTCCAACACGCACTCCTCCACTTCCTGCACACTTTCTTCACTTTCTACCCCTGTCTACAATGGCCGAAAGCACTGACAATGACATGTAAGTTTTTCTTGTTCCCTTCTCATCTACCTCCTTTTACACATCTTTATCATACATTTGTGTTCATTGCTAGATGTACCATTTGCCAAGAGCCTTACAGAGCAGGAGATGCAGTGAGGACACTCCCTTGCGACCATTCCTTCCACTCTATATGTGTTGACCAGTGGCTTATTTCGGACCATGGGTAACTCAAACAGTCAAACACTAAACTCCTTCCccttacctttttttttttaatggtctaATGAGTTGATTTCTAATGAATGCAGTGATTGTCCTCTTTGCAAACAAGCCATCG
The nucleotide sequence above comes from Brassica napus cultivar Da-Ae chromosome A9, Da-Ae, whole genome shotgun sequence. Encoded proteins:
- the LOC106362940 gene encoding receptor homology region, transmembrane domain- and RING domain-containing protein 1-like, yielding MVDFEQLRIFETILREFLKSFLLHIQLWLDVLDLQVGVDELEFLVILIHWFPFLLFREFVGFLLWVIIQAIKLAQLLLWHYISWQERHAEFEVVYIEAANAPTRTPPLPAHFLHFLPLSTMAESTDNDICTICQEPYRAGDAVRTLPCDHSFHSICVDQWLISDHGDCPLCKQAIVSE